A region from the Bradyrhizobium erythrophlei genome encodes:
- a CDS encoding aspartate aminotransferase family protein produces the protein MPRDKEILALNAFDPKAPASAKPELRAALERRMRLFGSNSVLFYQEPIRMLRAEGVWMLDADGRRYLDVYNNVPSVGHSHPAVVEAIRRQVGELNTHTRYLNDVVDSYAERLLATFPAQIGRLVLTCTGSEANDLALRIVQATTGGTGFIVTEAAYHGNTAAVTNVSPSSRAGRPPPHVRLVPAPESFRSPGKDLGARFAAAVTDAIADLESSGVKFAGLLADTIFSSDGVYADPPGFLAPAIEVVHAKGGLFIADEVQPGFGRTGTAFWGFARHGVSPDIVTMGKPMGNGFPMGGVATRPELMDTFTAEVKYFNTFGGNPVAAAAGLAVLDVIRDEGLMENARTVGGYLMDGLREIGNRHIQIGDIRGSGLFVGLELVRDRESKEPAPEIASRMINGLRDRGILIGAAGPYGSTLKIRPPLCFTRENADMVVSACDAVLGDISAA, from the coding sequence GTGCCGCGCGACAAGGAGATTCTGGCTTTGAATGCCTTCGACCCGAAGGCGCCGGCATCCGCGAAGCCGGAATTGCGCGCGGCACTGGAACGCCGGATGCGGTTGTTCGGTTCGAACTCGGTGCTGTTCTATCAGGAGCCAATCCGGATGCTGCGCGCCGAGGGCGTGTGGATGCTTGACGCCGATGGTCGCCGCTATCTCGATGTCTACAACAACGTTCCGTCGGTCGGGCATTCGCACCCGGCTGTCGTCGAGGCGATCCGTCGGCAAGTCGGTGAGCTCAACACCCACACCCGTTACCTGAACGATGTCGTCGATAGCTATGCGGAGCGGCTGCTCGCGACGTTCCCCGCGCAGATCGGTCGTCTCGTTCTGACCTGCACCGGCAGCGAGGCCAATGATCTTGCGCTGCGGATCGTGCAGGCGACCACCGGCGGCACCGGCTTCATCGTCACCGAGGCCGCCTATCACGGCAATACCGCGGCGGTGACCAATGTGTCGCCCTCGTCGCGCGCGGGCCGCCCGCCGCCACATGTGCGGCTCGTCCCCGCGCCGGAGTCGTTTCGTTCCCCGGGCAAGGATCTCGGCGCACGCTTCGCAGCAGCCGTGACGGATGCGATCGCGGATCTCGAGAGCAGCGGCGTCAAGTTCGCGGGGCTGCTGGCCGACACGATCTTTTCGAGCGACGGCGTTTATGCCGATCCCCCGGGCTTCCTCGCTCCGGCGATCGAGGTCGTGCACGCCAAGGGCGGTCTGTTCATCGCCGATGAGGTGCAGCCCGGGTTCGGCCGGACCGGCACGGCATTCTGGGGTTTCGCGCGGCATGGCGTGAGCCCCGACATCGTCACCATGGGCAAGCCGATGGGTAATGGCTTTCCGATGGGCGGCGTGGCGACGCGGCCGGAGCTAATGGACACCTTCACCGCCGAGGTGAAGTATTTCAATACGTTCGGTGGCAACCCCGTCGCCGCAGCGGCGGGCCTCGCCGTCCTCGACGTCATCCGCGATGAAGGCCTGATGGAAAATGCCCGCACGGTCGGCGGCTATCTGATGGACGGGCTGCGTGAGATCGGCAATCGTCACATCCAGATAGGCGACATCCGCGGTTCCGGCCTGTTCGTCGGGCTCGAACTGGTGCGAGATCGCGAATCGAAGGAGCCGGCGCCCGAGATCGCCAGCCGGATGATCAACGGATTGCGTGATCGTGGCATCCTCATCGGCGCCGCTGGTCCTTACGGCAGCACGCTGAAGATCCGCCCGCCGCTCTGTTTCACCAGGGAGAACGCCGACATGGTGGTGTCGGCCTGCGACGCGGTGCTGGGCGACATCTCCGCGGCGTGA
- a CDS encoding primary-amine oxidase, with protein sequence MSIAEDIDCCHTATKADALSVLHPLQALTPAEIAKVAAIVNKDPPYGVDTRFETIELLEPEKKVVRSFKPGAPIARNARVSVFSTKTVGVTRLFVSLDKGVITSRREFPAARPMIQLEQFLAIEGFVREHPEFIAGCKRRGITDMKTVCVDPWSAGNFSIPGEEGRHLCHVFAWQRLLENENFYAHPIEGLNAVIDLKTWEVIRVDDYGAIPIPTREANYEKEFIKSKRKPLKPIDVVQPEGVNFKVEGSHLTWDKWSFLVGFNAREALTLHDIKYDGRHVAHRASLVEMVVPYGSPVNGHFRKNVFDIGEYGIGKLANSLKLGCDCLGVIEYLDVYLNTMNGDVMTIEKAICIHEEDSGLLWKHWDFRTDRAEIRRARKLVVSTICTVGNYEYALYWYFHIDGSIEFEMKATGIINTAACLPGQPGKYAREVLPGVVGHIHQHIFCARLDMAVDGDQNSFVECNTYAEPEGPENPYGNAFYESETVLDTELKAARRANPASQRYWKVVNPNKTNYAGTPVSYKLEAMNCVTPFVSPNSPSGKRSSFVQNHVWVTAFDPDERYPGGEYMNHSDGAGGIADFVKQDRGIKNADIVLWHVFGLHHPVRLEDFPVQPCISTGFKLVPHGFFDGNPCIDLPAEVNEASCCAHAAGT encoded by the coding sequence ATGAGCATCGCGGAAGACATCGATTGCTGCCATACGGCGACAAAGGCGGACGCGCTGTCCGTCCTGCATCCGCTGCAGGCCCTGACGCCTGCGGAGATCGCCAAGGTCGCCGCCATTGTCAACAAAGATCCGCCCTATGGCGTGGACACGAGGTTCGAGACGATCGAACTTCTGGAACCGGAAAAGAAAGTGGTCCGATCGTTCAAGCCGGGGGCCCCGATCGCGCGGAACGCGCGGGTCAGCGTCTTCAGCACCAAGACCGTCGGCGTGACGCGGCTGTTCGTCTCGCTCGACAAGGGCGTGATCACCTCGCGCAGGGAATTTCCGGCGGCGCGGCCGATGATCCAGCTCGAGCAGTTCCTCGCCATCGAAGGCTTCGTGCGCGAGCATCCGGAGTTCATCGCCGGCTGCAAGCGTCGCGGCATCACCGACATGAAGACGGTCTGCGTCGATCCGTGGTCGGCAGGCAACTTCTCGATCCCCGGCGAAGAGGGGCGGCACTTGTGCCACGTGTTCGCCTGGCAGCGCCTGCTCGAGAACGAGAATTTCTACGCCCATCCGATCGAGGGCCTCAACGCCGTGATCGACCTGAAGACCTGGGAGGTCATCCGCGTCGACGATTACGGCGCAATTCCGATCCCGACCAGGGAAGCCAACTACGAAAAGGAATTTATCAAGTCCAAGCGCAAGCCGCTGAAGCCGATCGACGTGGTCCAGCCGGAAGGCGTCAACTTCAAGGTCGAGGGCAGCCATCTGACCTGGGACAAATGGTCCTTCCTGGTCGGCTTCAATGCCCGCGAGGCCCTGACGCTGCATGATATCAAGTATGACGGCCGCCACGTGGCGCACCGCGCCTCGCTGGTCGAGATGGTGGTGCCCTATGGCAGCCCCGTCAACGGCCACTTCCGCAAGAACGTGTTCGACATTGGCGAATACGGCATCGGCAAGCTAGCCAATTCGCTGAAGCTCGGCTGCGACTGCCTTGGCGTCATCGAATATCTCGACGTGTATCTGAACACGATGAACGGCGACGTGATGACGATCGAAAAGGCGATCTGCATCCACGAGGAGGATTCCGGTCTGTTGTGGAAGCACTGGGATTTCCGCACCGACCGCGCCGAGATCCGGCGCGCCCGCAAGCTGGTAGTCTCGACCATCTGCACCGTCGGCAACTACGAGTACGCGCTGTACTGGTATTTCCACATCGACGGCTCGATCGAATTCGAAATGAAGGCGACCGGCATCATCAACACCGCCGCTTGCCTGCCGGGCCAGCCCGGCAAATACGCCCGCGAAGTGCTGCCCGGCGTGGTCGGCCATATCCATCAGCATATCTTCTGCGCCCGCCTCGACATGGCGGTCGACGGCGACCAGAACAGCTTCGTCGAATGCAACACCTATGCGGAGCCGGAAGGACCGGAGAATCCCTACGGCAACGCGTTCTATGAAAGCGAAACGGTGCTCGACACCGAGCTCAAGGCGGCGCGCCGGGCCAATCCGGCAAGCCAGCGCTACTGGAAGGTGGTCAACCCGAACAAGACCAATTATGCGGGCACGCCGGTCAGCTACAAGCTGGAGGCGATGAATTGCGTGACGCCCTTCGTCAGCCCGAATTCGCCGTCGGGCAAGCGCTCGAGCTTCGTCCAGAACCACGTCTGGGTCACCGCCTTCGATCCCGACGAGCGTTATCCGGGCGGCGAATACATGAATCATTCGGACGGCGCCGGTGGAATCGCCGACTTCGTCAAGCAGGACCGCGGAATCAAGAATGCCGATATCGTGCTCTGGCACGTGTTCGGACTGCATCACCCGGTTCGCCTCGAGGACTTCCCGGTCCAGCCCTGTATCTCCACCGGATTCAAGCTGGTGCCGCACGGCTTCTTCGACGGCAACCCCTGCATCGACCTGCCCGCCGAGGTGAACGAGGCGAGCTGCTGCGCCCACGCTGCCGGCACCTGA
- a CDS encoding APC family permease has product MEGQASMDGQSPNKLRRDAVGVAHVVFFVVAAAAPLTAVVGVTPAAFAFGNGPGVPGTFLLVGLLYLLFSVGFTTMNRFVASAGGFYPYITAGLGRPLGVAGALIALATYNAIDIAVYGMFGFFSNAIVTSHGGPDIPWWVYAFCLGAAVYLCGKRHIAFSGKVLGFCMIAEIAILLLLGIAILVTGGGPEHISVAPFGPHAMFSSGFGVALVFVVSSFIGIEATVIFGEEARDPARTIPTATYVSVLLIAIFYAFSTWAISVYYGPSNILAEATKNTATLYLNAIDRLLGPGTALVMNVLLLASLFACGLSFHSTINRYFFAIGREGLAWSGFARTHRDHESPHVAGAVQTLIGMGATAAFALTRQDPYAVVFAWMGTFASLGILVIQIMVSIAVIAFFSRNAQGIGLWHRLIAPALSTAGLGTCLVLMAFNLSLVSGSDSRIVNAFPSLLALIGAIGFAFAIWVRSRRPEIYARLGRAFE; this is encoded by the coding sequence ATGGAAGGCCAGGCGTCAATGGATGGACAGTCTCCGAACAAGTTGCGGCGCGATGCCGTCGGAGTTGCCCATGTGGTATTTTTCGTCGTCGCCGCCGCCGCTCCGCTCACCGCGGTCGTCGGCGTCACGCCGGCGGCCTTCGCGTTCGGCAACGGCCCGGGCGTGCCCGGCACGTTTCTGCTTGTCGGCTTGCTGTACCTGCTGTTCAGCGTGGGCTTCACCACCATGAATCGCTTCGTCGCCAGCGCCGGCGGATTCTATCCCTATATCACCGCGGGGCTCGGCCGCCCGCTCGGCGTCGCCGGCGCGCTGATCGCGCTCGCCACCTACAACGCGATCGATATCGCGGTGTACGGCATGTTCGGCTTCTTCTCCAACGCCATCGTGACCTCGCATGGCGGTCCCGACATCCCCTGGTGGGTCTACGCGTTTTGCCTCGGTGCAGCCGTCTATCTGTGCGGCAAGCGGCACATCGCGTTTAGCGGCAAAGTGCTCGGGTTCTGCATGATCGCGGAGATCGCGATCCTGCTGCTGCTGGGGATCGCCATCCTGGTCACCGGCGGCGGCCCCGAACACATCAGCGTCGCGCCGTTCGGGCCGCATGCGATGTTCTCGAGCGGCTTCGGCGTCGCGCTGGTGTTCGTGGTCTCATCCTTCATCGGGATCGAGGCCACCGTGATCTTCGGCGAGGAGGCGCGCGATCCGGCGCGCACCATCCCCACGGCGACCTACGTCTCGGTGCTGCTGATCGCCATCTTCTACGCCTTCTCGACCTGGGCGATTTCGGTCTATTACGGCCCGTCGAATATCCTTGCCGAGGCCACGAAGAACACCGCGACGCTCTACCTCAACGCCATCGACAGACTGCTCGGCCCGGGCACGGCGTTGGTGATGAACGTGCTGCTGCTCGCCAGCCTGTTCGCTTGCGGGCTGTCGTTCCACAGCACCATCAACCGCTACTTTTTCGCGATCGGCCGCGAAGGCCTGGCGTGGAGCGGATTCGCAAGGACGCATCGCGATCATGAATCGCCCCATGTCGCCGGCGCGGTGCAAACCTTGATAGGGATGGGCGCCACGGCTGCCTTCGCGTTGACCAGACAGGACCCTTATGCGGTGGTGTTCGCCTGGATGGGGACCTTTGCCAGCCTTGGCATTCTCGTCATCCAGATCATGGTGTCGATCGCGGTCATCGCCTTCTTCAGCAGGAATGCCCAGGGCATCGGTCTCTGGCATCGGCTGATCGCGCCGGCGCTGAGCACCGCCGGCCTCGGCACCTGCCTGGTCCTGATGGCGTTCAATCTGTCGCTGGTGAGCGGGTCGGACTCCCGCATCGTCAATGCCTTCCCGAGCCTGCTCGCGCTGATCGGCGCGATCGGGTTCGCTTTCGCGATCTGGGTGCGGTCGCGCCGACCCGAGATCTACGCGAGACTCGGCCGCGCCTTTGAATGA
- the qhpR gene encoding AraC-like transcriptional regulator QhpR, giving the protein MSQSGTIAAGPVQELLSGLVRWRPESAGINARAGIPRAALDDPQEMLPLAAFTSMLEAAAYESGNRTLGLELGKEFKISALGPITHVMQTAQTVGDALESFNRFFESVQTTTRSVLSVSDGTARLVYSIQDPAIRFREQDAGFTLAIEYSMLASFLGPAWQASSVDFEHSAGDDLPFYQQHFACALRFRRRENALLFPARFLDVSLKQADCNLHARLKVDLADSIRQRTLRLDLVRGIEAWIAGSLCRSAATDIEVAAGDFGMSTRSFQRKLADHGVNYLDIRNRVRSHIAKCMLAETSIPVTSIALQLGYSETSAFSRGFKIQVGETPAEFRKREKLAILLS; this is encoded by the coding sequence ATGTCTCAATCAGGAACGATTGCCGCGGGCCCAGTGCAGGAATTGCTCTCGGGCCTGGTCAGATGGCGGCCGGAATCCGCGGGGATCAATGCCCGCGCGGGAATTCCGCGCGCGGCCTTGGATGACCCCCAGGAAATGCTGCCGTTGGCGGCCTTCACGTCGATGCTCGAGGCGGCCGCATATGAATCCGGCAATCGCACGCTTGGGCTGGAACTGGGCAAGGAGTTCAAGATTTCGGCGCTGGGACCGATCACCCATGTCATGCAAACCGCCCAAACCGTGGGCGACGCGCTGGAGAGTTTCAACCGCTTCTTCGAGAGCGTGCAGACCACCACGCGCAGTGTCCTGTCGGTGAGCGACGGCACCGCGCGACTGGTCTATTCGATCCAGGATCCCGCCATCCGCTTCCGCGAGCAGGATGCCGGTTTCACGCTGGCCATCGAATATTCGATGCTGGCGAGTTTTCTAGGGCCGGCCTGGCAGGCGAGTAGCGTCGATTTCGAGCATTCCGCCGGCGACGATCTGCCGTTCTATCAGCAGCACTTCGCATGCGCGCTGCGGTTCCGAAGGCGGGAGAACGCGCTGCTGTTCCCGGCGCGCTTTCTCGACGTCTCGCTGAAGCAGGCCGATTGCAACCTGCATGCGCGGCTCAAGGTCGATCTGGCCGACTCGATCCGGCAACGGACCTTGCGGCTCGATCTGGTCCGCGGCATCGAGGCCTGGATCGCGGGCTCGCTGTGCCGGTCTGCCGCGACCGACATCGAGGTGGCAGCGGGCGATTTCGGCATGAGTACAAGGTCGTTCCAGCGCAAGCTCGCCGACCACGGCGTCAACTATCTCGACATTCGCAACCGGGTTCGATCGCACATCGCCAAATGCATGTTGGCCGAAACCAGTATTCCCGTCACCTCGATTGCCCTCCAGCTCGGATATAGTGAAACCAGCGCGTTTTCGCGCGGCTTCAAGATCCAGGTCGGGGAGACGCCGGCTGAATTTCGCAAGCGCGAGAAACTGGCCATCTTGCTTTCTTGA
- a CDS encoding helix-turn-helix transcriptional regulator — protein MELHERSLTHHPVALFQWSLEELALAVDADCSWGGWADLHRGEVDLCASLSYNLPDDFDSFWSEIKHEDLLARDVMDTGSCAARYDRYGSRHTAGMVALSDRYHIDKLAVVVADRPGNPISLFMSPYRSGRAADEVDAGEIIFLRVALDHVRYLVERGVNGASGGANLLVNAQGRILHASPEALRLIGDRCRGWNADYLPAELNGSTPHPGRRSLPECGIVMDRTELAYRSGQPLFGVALRQVSLSDRLTLRERQIAEEIANGSTHKEIARLLGLSPATVRNHTQTILTKLGVHRKATLSKLLYGPEPS, from the coding sequence ATGGAGTTGCACGAGCGCAGCCTGACGCATCATCCTGTCGCGTTGTTCCAGTGGAGTCTCGAGGAACTGGCGCTAGCCGTCGATGCCGATTGCAGTTGGGGCGGCTGGGCCGATCTCCACCGTGGCGAGGTCGATCTCTGCGCGAGCCTTTCCTATAATCTTCCCGATGATTTCGACTCGTTCTGGTCCGAAATCAAACATGAGGATCTGCTGGCCCGCGATGTCATGGATACCGGGAGCTGCGCCGCCCGGTACGATCGTTATGGGAGCCGGCATACCGCTGGGATGGTGGCGCTTTCGGATCGTTACCACATCGACAAGCTGGCGGTGGTCGTTGCCGACCGGCCGGGCAACCCGATATCACTGTTCATGTCGCCTTACCGCAGCGGGCGGGCAGCGGACGAGGTCGATGCCGGCGAGATCATCTTCCTGCGCGTCGCGCTTGATCATGTCCGCTATCTGGTCGAACGCGGCGTGAACGGCGCATCGGGCGGCGCAAATCTTCTGGTCAATGCCCAAGGGCGAATTCTTCATGCATCGCCCGAGGCGCTGCGTTTGATTGGCGATCGCTGCCGGGGCTGGAACGCGGATTACCTTCCTGCTGAACTCAATGGATCGACGCCGCATCCGGGGAGACGCAGCCTTCCGGAATGCGGGATTGTCATGGACCGGACCGAGCTTGCGTATAGGTCCGGTCAGCCGTTGTTCGGCGTTGCGCTGCGTCAAGTGTCGCTTTCCGATCGTCTCACCTTGCGCGAGCGGCAGATTGCCGAGGAAATCGCAAACGGTTCCACACACAAGGAGATTGCCCGGTTGCTCGGACTGTCCCCGGCCACGGTGCGCAACCACACCCAGACGATACTCACGAAGCTCGGTGTGCACCGCAAGGCCACGCTGTCGAAACTGCTGTATGGCCCGGAGCCGTCCTGA
- a CDS encoding ABC transporter substrate-binding protein gives MVSSIKRREFLGGAVGTALLTAFPPRAEAADDILIGVPTAQSSPVGVGDHKDWLNGVTVGIDEVNAAGGVKGRKLRIEVVDIDVLTPEGTVGAIQSLNGKKVHAIASAFVLIPQPAMDAAAATKVPYLHGNTALSSLELVKSNPAKYKNIFQIDGAETWYGYGFVRYLDKIVAAGSWQPKNNKIHIVQEQIAYTQVISKSVQQAIAESKGKWAVGAITDIQFPVQDWSPVLRALHDTDAGVIFIDHWVAAELAAFAQQFSGDPVKGSLVYLQYGPSQPEFLKLAAGSAEGMIWGTVVGTHADAAGQAFRKTYTKRFGDNMGIVYTGSGYDTVKMLAGVWGTVDPSDFDGVGAAIRKLRYEGVCGTYTFDRPEQAPLVHPWQTEDVKAGISHLLLQVQGGQHKIIAPDELAEVKIKPAPWF, from the coding sequence ATGGTTTCCAGCATCAAGCGTCGCGAATTCCTGGGAGGCGCCGTCGGCACGGCGCTGCTGACAGCCTTCCCGCCACGGGCGGAAGCGGCGGATGATATCTTGATCGGCGTGCCGACCGCACAATCCTCGCCGGTCGGGGTTGGCGATCACAAAGATTGGCTGAATGGCGTGACCGTTGGCATCGACGAGGTCAACGCCGCCGGCGGCGTCAAGGGGCGCAAGCTGCGCATCGAGGTCGTCGATATTGACGTGCTGACGCCGGAAGGAACGGTCGGTGCGATCCAGTCGCTGAACGGAAAGAAGGTTCACGCGATCGCGTCCGCCTTCGTGCTCATTCCGCAGCCGGCAATGGACGCCGCGGCCGCGACCAAGGTGCCCTATCTGCACGGCAACACGGCGCTTTCGTCGCTCGAACTCGTCAAGTCGAACCCGGCGAAGTACAAGAATATCTTCCAGATCGACGGCGCCGAGACCTGGTACGGCTACGGCTTCGTCCGCTATCTCGACAAGATCGTCGCGGCCGGCTCGTGGCAGCCGAAAAACAACAAGATCCACATCGTGCAGGAGCAGATCGCCTATACCCAGGTGATCTCCAAGTCGGTCCAGCAGGCGATCGCCGAATCGAAGGGCAAGTGGGCGGTCGGCGCGATCACCGACATCCAATTCCCTGTGCAGGACTGGTCGCCGGTGCTGCGCGCGCTGCACGACACCGACGCCGGCGTGATCTTCATCGACCATTGGGTGGCGGCCGAACTGGCGGCCTTCGCGCAGCAATTCTCAGGCGATCCGGTCAAGGGTTCACTGGTTTACCTGCAGTATGGTCCGAGCCAGCCGGAATTTCTCAAGCTCGCCGCAGGCAGCGCCGAAGGCATGATCTGGGGCACGGTGGTCGGCACCCACGCCGATGCCGCCGGCCAGGCCTTCCGAAAGACCTATACCAAGCGCTTCGGCGACAACATGGGCATCGTCTATACCGGCAGCGGATACGACACCGTCAAGATGCTGGCGGGCGTGTGGGGAACGGTCGATCCGTCGGATTTCGACGGCGTCGGCGCGGCGATCCGCAAACTCCGCTACGAGGGCGTCTGCGGCACCTATACGTTCGATCGCCCCGAGCAGGCGCCGCTGGTTCATCCCTGGCAGACGGAGGACGTCAAGGCCGGCATCAGCCACCTTCTGCTGCAGGTGCAGGGCGGACAGCACAAGATCATCGCACCCGACGAACTGGCGGAAGTGAAGATCAAGCCTGCACCCTGGTTCTGA
- a CDS encoding ABC transporter ATP-binding protein, with translation MIDNTPCFGCVGVCLSLGGRQILKDVSLSVQRGELLGLIGPNGAGKTSLFEVLSGRYHAQQGEVFLDGKSLAGLDIFQRARLGMARTYQSPVVPNALSVGETFRAVRKAYAPYMSVHDAEWAARLVHLEVPWDRVAGSLDTFDRRKLLLACLMMRRPRLLLMDEPASGLINTEISELDLLLRKLVDEYHIGVILIEHRLELLGAIADRVCVLDLGAVIAEGDPKGVFSDPAVRAAYFEGTA, from the coding sequence ATGATCGACAACACGCCATGTTTTGGGTGCGTCGGCGTTTGCCTGTCGCTCGGTGGGCGCCAGATTCTCAAGGATGTTTCGCTGTCGGTTCAGCGCGGCGAACTGCTTGGCCTCATCGGGCCGAACGGCGCCGGCAAGACCTCCTTGTTCGAGGTACTGTCCGGCCGTTACCACGCCCAGCAGGGCGAGGTGTTTCTGGACGGCAAATCGCTGGCCGGTCTCGATATCTTTCAGCGCGCCCGGCTCGGCATGGCCCGCACCTATCAGAGCCCGGTGGTGCCGAACGCGCTCTCCGTCGGCGAAACCTTTCGCGCGGTGCGAAAAGCCTATGCCCCCTATATGTCGGTGCATGACGCCGAATGGGCGGCACGACTGGTGCATCTCGAAGTGCCCTGGGACCGCGTCGCGGGCTCGCTCGACACTTTCGATCGCCGCAAGCTGCTGCTGGCCTGTCTGATGATGCGGCGACCGCGTTTGCTGCTGATGGACGAGCCCGCGTCGGGCCTGATCAACACCGAAATTTCGGAACTCGACCTGTTGCTGCGCAAGCTGGTCGACGAGTACCACATCGGCGTCATTCTGATCGAACACCGGCTCGAACTGCTCGGCGCCATCGCCGACCGGGTATGCGTGCTCGATCTCGGCGCGGTCATCGCCGAGGGCGATCCGAAGGGCGTGTTCAGCGACCCTGCCGTCCGCGCCGCCTATTTCGAAGGAACGGCATGA
- a CDS encoding ABC transporter ATP-binding protein has product MSDKLLSITGLSAGYGPLRVLHEIDFAVAAGERLAIVGLNGHGKTTLFRAIMHLVGWQQGSIVFDGVEIGGTRSLGEGRRTPGIVRLGVAMTPQGDAIFPGLTVKQHLDCGAYTKASWRDRALRRDHIYNIFPQLKALEQAYVGKLSGGERRMVSVGRALMADARLYLIDEPSLGLAPKISQRVVDALIDIGLDGKAMVIAEQNVALLSGKVDRMIGMHAGHLRGDVGRVDLS; this is encoded by the coding sequence ATGAGCGACAAGCTGCTCAGCATCACTGGTCTGTCTGCCGGCTATGGTCCGTTGCGGGTGCTGCATGAGATCGACTTCGCGGTTGCCGCCGGCGAGCGGCTGGCGATCGTCGGCCTCAACGGTCACGGCAAGACCACGCTGTTCCGCGCGATCATGCATCTGGTCGGCTGGCAGCAGGGGTCCATCGTGTTCGACGGCGTTGAGATCGGCGGCACCCGCTCGCTCGGCGAGGGCCGGCGCACGCCGGGCATCGTCCGTCTTGGCGTCGCCATGACGCCGCAGGGCGACGCGATCTTTCCCGGCCTCACCGTGAAACAGCATCTCGACTGCGGAGCCTATACAAAGGCGTCGTGGCGCGACCGCGCGCTGCGTCGCGACCACATCTACAACATTTTCCCGCAGCTGAAGGCGCTGGAGCAGGCCTATGTCGGCAAGCTGTCGGGCGGCGAGCGGCGCATGGTTTCGGTCGGTCGCGCGCTGATGGCCGATGCCCGGCTCTATCTGATCGACGAGCCCTCGCTCGGGCTCGCGCCGAAAATCTCGCAGCGCGTCGTCGACGCGCTGATCGATATCGGGCTCGACGGCAAGGCGATGGTGATCGCCGAACAGAATGTCGCGCTGTTGTCCGGCAAGGTGGATCGCATGATCGGAATGCATGCCGGACATCTGCGCGGCGACGTCGGCCGTGTGGATCTCTCCTGA
- a CDS encoding branched-chain amino acid ABC transporter permease: MDAGLVVYALYLAAIYGLMAIGISLLWSSVGMVNMAHGATFAIAGYAAYFAAIWGQPVARDLLGTTGWDLPALAVFIGLVAIAAGALFGIVIYLIAFLPIHDKQNFAVRSLIITLALNLATVQTLLWAFGPQQKALPRVFGTGRFTALGMSIRVDQVVTIAATTLLLGSVLAWLRHSRKGLEIRAVMQNAEGAALCGISTRKTALPIMMLTGALAGLAAVLLSQNVFVSPTAGVTPLIKGLTIALLGGLGSVPGAVAGAVLIGFIEAATGAIPFLGQRYVLFVQFTFIVCVLLIRPRGLGGLLDETRE; the protein is encoded by the coding sequence ATGGACGCCGGTCTCGTCGTTTACGCGCTCTATCTCGCGGCCATCTATGGCCTGATGGCGATCGGCATTTCGCTGCTTTGGTCGAGCGTCGGCATGGTCAACATGGCCCACGGCGCCACATTCGCCATCGCCGGCTACGCGGCCTATTTCGCAGCGATCTGGGGCCAGCCGGTGGCAAGAGATTTGCTCGGCACGACCGGCTGGGATCTGCCGGCGCTTGCCGTTTTCATCGGCCTCGTCGCCATCGCGGCCGGCGCGCTGTTCGGCATCGTCATCTACCTGATCGCCTTTCTGCCGATCCACGACAAGCAGAATTTCGCGGTGCGCAGCCTGATCATTACGCTCGCGCTCAACCTCGCCACCGTTCAGACGCTGCTGTGGGCGTTCGGGCCGCAGCAGAAGGCGCTGCCGAGGGTATTCGGCACCGGGCGGTTCACCGCGCTGGGCATGTCGATCCGGGTCGATCAGGTCGTCACCATCGCCGCCACGACGTTGCTGCTTGGCTCGGTGCTGGCGTGGCTGCGCCACAGCCGCAAGGGCCTCGAGATCCGCGCGGTAATGCAGAACGCCGAGGGCGCGGCGCTGTGCGGCATTTCCACCCGCAAGACCGCGCTGCCGATCATGATGCTCACCGGCGCGCTCGCCGGTCTCGCCGCGGTGCTGCTGTCGCAGAACGTGTTCGTCAGCCCTACCGCGGGCGTCACGCCGCTGATCAAGGGCCTGACCATCGCGCTGCTCGGTGGGCTCGGCTCGGTGCCCGGCGCGGTGGCCGGCGCGGTGCTGATCGGATTCATCGAGGCGGCGACCGGCGCCATCCCTTTCCTCGGCCAGCGCTACGTGCTGTTTGTGCAATTCACCTTCATCGTTTGCGTGTTGCTGATCCGGCCGCGTGGGCTCGGCGGCCTTCTCGACGAAACGCGGGAGTAG